In one Pseudomonas sp. SCA2728.1_7 genomic region, the following are encoded:
- a CDS encoding chorismate mutase, translated as MPHFANLLTASLLALLGTSAHAAVPADSLKPLLETLNERLNIGDLVALTKWDSGKPIQDSPREAQVIANARTLAAERQLDPEEVAQLIAAQMEANKLVQYGLLSQWQAAGAAPDTPRPDLGKQIRPRLDELQTRLLQQYADFAPYRHDANCPLWLAKARSGLTRDALHELALTRATGELCVRAAKS; from the coding sequence ATGCCGCACTTTGCCAATCTGTTGACCGCCAGCCTACTTGCCCTGCTCGGCACCAGCGCTCACGCCGCCGTACCCGCCGACAGCTTGAAGCCTTTACTGGAAACACTCAACGAACGTCTGAACATCGGCGACCTCGTCGCGCTGACCAAGTGGGACAGTGGCAAGCCGATTCAGGACAGCCCGCGTGAGGCGCAGGTCATCGCCAATGCCCGTACGCTGGCCGCCGAGCGCCAGCTCGACCCTGAAGAGGTGGCGCAACTGATTGCTGCGCAAATGGAGGCGAACAAACTGGTGCAGTACGGTTTGCTTTCGCAATGGCAGGCGGCCGGTGCCGCGCCGGACACGCCGCGCCCCGACCTCGGTAAACAGATCCGCCCGCGTCTGGATGAACTGCAAACCCGGCTGTTGCAGCAATACGCTGATTTTGCGCCGTATCGCCATGACGCGAATTGCCCGCTGTGGCTGGCCAAGGCGCGCAGTGGCCTGACCCGCGATGCGTTGCATGAGCTGGCCCTGACACGGGCGACCGGTGAACTGTGTGTTCGGGCGGCGAAGTCCTGA